The genomic window TAGACATTATCTTAATTCCATTTAGTTGCAAAATACATTACAATTCAAATAAGCAACTAAAATTTAAtctttgaaagtaaaatatttttacaaatgtatTAAACATCTGTTAAATAATGTAAGCAATTTTATCTGTTCATCGAGTTTTTCCTCTTGACATATTGAGGTATCACATTAAAATACGTTATAGCTAAATGTTCTACAATATTACTGCTAAATCGACAGAAAACCAATTGATCTTGACGAAAGGTTAATTAATTTGGACCACAGGTCTCCTTCTTTAGTCTGCATTGAAAGGAATTTGTATTGATCGTTTTTTGCAAAGTTTTTTTGAGAAgaaatttaataagcattttcGTGGAATTGAGATCAATTTTTTATACTGCCAAAGCAaggaggtttttaaattttatcactCCAGGAATTCTTTCCCTCTTCGGTTCATTCAAATCTGTCAGactcctgagaaaaaaataatgttttttatacTTTCGGTGAAATCAATCGGGTATCTAGCcttcagaaaatagaaacagaagttAAGAACTTTAataggattttgtttgtttaatcccTCCTCCCATAATAATTCTCACCCATTTATTCTGCTATGAGGGGAACGCCAAGGGACAatgcaaattaaattttatctttgggTTTAAATACTATATTATCCACCGCGTGGAAAACACTGAGCTGCTTTCTAGTTGGGAACACTTCTAAGTTGTATAGTTTCTGCTGAGTAGAACTAGCgagcttttcttctttcctatgtttaattgtcttctctttttatcagttttaaaaatgtttcaggcCTGGAACAAGGTAAAAGTAACATTTGAAGTTCTGCTTCCCAGCGCTATACTCACTCCcgacacatttttctttttttgtaaaatttttgctCGGTGGCGTCGTCAGTGGATCGGAGGGCCTCCAGAGCTTTGCACGCTCGGGTCTGTAGGAAGGTTTTCCCttctcgctccctccctccccctccggagacccctcccccacctcgGGCGAAATTCCTAAATAAAGCGAGCCCGGTGGACCGCGGCTGGGCGGTCAGCATCCCCTTTCCGGCCCCTGTCTGCAGGAGCATCCGAGGTGAAGAAATTTAGAAACTCAGAGATGCaaaggggggcgggggcggggggggagggggcgcctCGGGAAGGCGGCGCGCTCCAGGAGGGTCCGGCAGCCCTGCGACCTACAGCTGTTTTCCTCCTGGCCCcgggcgcggcgccccggccccgggcgcccGTGCGTTTGTGTGTCGGGGTTTCCGAGGAAGGGATTACGCAGCAGGAGCAGCCGCGCCGCGCGGGCCTTGGGGGCCGCAGGAGCGGTGACGAGGCGCCTGGCCTTCTTTGTTGACTTTTAGGTCTCGGGCTCAACAGATTTATTCGCTGGGAGGGGAAAATGCCCGAACAATGAAGAACTAACTGCACTTGTCACCTCGAGATTCTGGCGGTCCTTGCTCTGCCCGCCTTCCCGGCAACCGGCCTCCCTGGCGCAGATCGCGCGCCCAGAGGTGGCAGAGGCGCTGTCAGAAAATCGCGGGCGAAGCCCACGAGGCCGGCCCGGCTCGCCCAAACCCCATTCTAGCTGCCCAGGCAGGTCTCCAAAGGGGCCGCGGCCGGAAGCCCAGAAAAAGTCTCTGCCACCAAGTAAGAGAGCAAGAGCTAAGGCCAACTTCAGCCTGATGGGTGAAGGCAAGACATCGATACTgtcaacatttttaaagagagGGACGGGGACATCACGGAGGGAAACACACGAAAGTTAGACGATTTAGGTTGAGTGGGGCCGGGGAAAATTCCGAGGCCCTGAGCTCACGCCTTTACGTTACATTCAGAATTCGAATTTGCCGACGTTTGTTTACCCgctatacaaatataaataactgTTGGGATTGGACGCTTTTTCCTCTCTTTGGCACGCTAACGTCCTTCGAGGCCTCCAAATTAGGTTTTGAAATTACTCAAACCAGTCATTCCCCTCTCTTTCACTAGCCGAAGTGAGAGCGGGAGTTTGGGATTTCTGGATTTCTCTCAAGGGCTGCATGGCACCCCTTCTCTCATCTGGGGAGGCAATTACGCGATCATTAAGGGACTCACACAGCCCTTTGTATCTTGTCCGCGGCGTGGAGTGGGGCGATCAAAGTAACGGCTGTCCAAGTTCAAGCGCTGGCGAGGATGGAGTTCACACCCAAGGGCTCAGGCAGGCCAGCCTTTGCTGGGGCTGGTGTTCTTATTGTTGATGTCAATCCGAACAAGACTTACAAAGAAATAGGTGGACTGGAAAGTGAGCCTACTATCAAAGGAGATTAATGATTTTGTGATCTCAAGCAACCGTGGGGGTGTGAAGTTGCATTTAAAAGCTTCTTAGAAGGCAAACAAATCGCCAGCTTTGCGTTCTcaggaaaaaatacttttagaaacaatgttttaaaaaatatcttcacaaaatataaaacagcagCTATCCTGAAATGTCCTGGCGGCGCAAAACTTCCCCTGCCGGAGTGAATTAACTTGCCTCCCCCGGTCGCCTCCAAAGCTACTGTGATGGTTacattttgtttcccttttcatgAAAAGAGGGTTCAGGATTCTCTGTTGTAGACAACTTAATTTTATCAGCCACATCTGATACTTTATTCTCACTCGAATACttctcagaaaaaggaaaatgatacatTGGGGAAGGTGGTTAAATTAATATTTGATTTCATTGTGGGAAGATTCAAAGGAAACACAGAGAACTTAAGCTCCTATCAAAAAATTGAAGTAAATATTGCTGGGAAAAAACAGTCTTCAAAATCTCAATTCTTGGGATATGAAATCAATTTATCTACCTACTTTTATTGAATTTCTTTAACTGCTTTTTACTAGCTACATGTTCATATATTAAACATAAACAAAACAATTCTGTTttagattattttcctttttgtcattTATATTCAGTGCCAGGACTTTGAAAAATATCACATTCAGAATATCTATTTTGGATTTAATtaaggaaaataacagaaatcTTTTTTGTTaacatttgatttatttaaagtCCTTAACTGCAATTGATCAAGAACATATTCCACGGCTTaaagtttatcatttttgttatttaaatcaaaatattttaattacaatcacattgataaaaattaacattttaatttgtaattttaaccatcatttaaagcaatttcagctgtaaagaaaaaaaaaataaaccatgcaATAAATTAACATTGAGAAAGCAAAGAGGAATAATAATGAAACCCGTCTGGCTATACTAACACCATGTCCAACTGTGAAAAGTGCATTAACACTGAATGAAACAAGCACACGATGGCAATAATTAAAATGGCCTAAATCAATTGGATTTTGGAATCTTGGACCAAATTTTGAAATACAGCTCCCTATGACTTATCTCTCCTCCAACACTGTAATATTcccttttttctggaaaaaaaattctttaaatggtATAGATAACATAGAAGCTAATTTTACACGTTATGTGACCTCAGAATAACATGACCATGGCACTCTGCAAGGCAAGGAGCAGAGTTACTGAGGAGGGCAATTTTGAGGAATTGATTCCCAGGGCTGTATGTGGGTGGAGAGGacaaggtggtggtggtgggggggtgtCTTTGTAACTTCTCGGTCAGGCAACTCTCGAAAATGTAGATGTATGTCACTTATCTGTTACCTCTGTATGTCACATAAATATATGGAGGATGTCTACATATTTGAGCATGTGCATAAATAAGTccatacataatatatatgtgtttCATTTTAAGACATCTGCTGTCTGAATGTATGGGGAATGTAAGCTGGAAAACAAATGGCTCTGGTGTTTATAATCTGTTTGTTTTGCTGCATCACAGCGGTGTTGTCCCTCGTACTGTTAACAGCCCCTAGTGTCTACTTGTTTCTTCAGCCTTTCAGTTCTTATGGTTTAGAGTACTGCCATAGACCTGTAAACTCGTGGCGGGTGTTGGGGGTCAGGtacaggggtgggaggggagttggggggtgggggagcacaAACGAATATTTTACAAGCTTGAccaactttcctttttctttaaataaacccTGCACAGACCAGAATGTGTCtggaggggaaagagggaagaaagggacaGGGACAAGGAAGTAGGGGGACTTTATATACACACTTGTGGATCATTAAAactttgcaggaaaaaaaatttttgtcgGTTTGGGGTTGGTTTTCTTTGTAATAATATACACAAGGCGTTATGAATAACAATAACAAAGTAACAGTCCTTTGTACTGGGGAAAAGATTgtgcacaaaaaaagaaataaaaataattggggATTTTATTATGCTTTTGTCAGGTTGATATGTGTGGTTTGgttgctgttgatttttttttttctctctctctcctattacCAGCATGGCCCATGCCAGACAAACCCCCAGTCCCGGGAGCTAGGAAGTATTTAGGACGGGTCTGGAATACACACCTTGGTAGTAGGCCGGCTCCAGGGCTGAGGGCTCGATGGGGCTCCTAGTGGCCACCGAGGCGCTGCCGAGCGGCAGGCTGGCGGGCAACGCGGCGCCGTAGGGCGAGTACTGTAGCGCCTGCTCGTAGGCTTTGAAGTCCAGCTTGTGCTGCTGCTCCGAGGAGGACATGAGGTTGTTGATGGAGAAGGGGTGGTTGAAGGAGTAGTGGGGGTCCCCTTTCAAGTGCAGCTGGGACTCGTGGGGCGCCAGGCCATGCGCCGGGTGGGAGGGGGGCACAGATACCAGCGCCCCAGGCCCGGAGCTGATCGGGGGTGCAGCCGAGGATGCTGGAGTCTTCAACTCCGAGGCGCCCCCTGTCGCCGTCGCCCCGCTGTGGTCCAGAGTCTGGGGGCTGGCGGCGGGCCCGGGGGCCGGCGCGCCCTCTAGCTGGCCCGCCTTACCGTGCACGCCCCGGTGGAGGGGCGAGTCGGCGCCGGCGGTGGCCGCACTCGAGGGGTCCTTGCGGCTCTCGGGGCCGCCCTTGGCACCGCCGCCGCCCCCGGTCCCGGTTCCCGGCTGCTTCTCGCACTTGAAGCGCTTCTGGCGGCGCAAGTAACAGCCGTTCTCGAACATGTTGCCGGAGTCCGGGTGCAGCGTCCAGTAGGAGCCCTTGCCCGGCTTGTCCGGGGAGCGCGCCACCTTGACGAAGCAGTCGTTGAAGGAGAGCGAGTGGCGGATGGAGTTCTGCCAGCGCTGCTGGTTCTGCCGGTAGTAGGGGAAGAGGTCCATGATCCACTGGTAGATCTCGCTCAGCGTCAGCATCTTGCTGGGCGCCTGCTGGATGGCCATGGTGATGAGCGAGATGTACGAGTAGGGCGGTTTGGCGTGCGGGTAGCTGCGCTTGAAAGTCTTGGCGTCGCCGCCGCCCGCAGCCCGGCTGCGGCCCAGGTTGGACGGCGCGTACGCCATGGGGCTCATGCACGGGTTCATGGCGGCCGCGTAGGGGCCCAGGCCGTTCATGGAGGCCGCCGGCTGCGCGCCCATGCCGCCCATGCCGCCCGGGCTCAGCGTCGTCCCCATGGCCGTCACGCCCGCCGCCGTCATGCTGTTCATGGCGCCCGCCGAGCCGCCCGGCATGCCGGCCACGGCGCCAGGGCTCAGGCCAGCGCCCAGGCCCGGGTTGGCGTAGGACATGTTGAACGAGGCGGGGGTCATGTTGCCGCTCGTGGTCATGGTGTTCATGGTCATGTAGCTGTTCATGGAGTTCATGGCGCCCAGGCCCGAGTTCATGTTGCCGCCCGGGACCGAGGAGTAGGCCTGCAGCGAGACAGCGAGGGGAGAGGCCCCGAAGGGAGGGTTAGCAGGGCGCGGGCGGCCCGGCCACGGCGGCGAGCACCTCTGCAAACCCAGGACCCCGCCCGGCAAAGCGGCAGCGCCCTCCCCGGGACGCGCGCTCAGAGAGGGCTCGCAGGCGGGCGCAAACCGCTAGCGCGGCGGGCAGGAAAGACGAGCGCTGCAGAAAACATGCCCCCGGGAAGACCGCGTAATCGCCCCACACGCCAGGCTCGGGCCGGCTTCTGGGACCCTCCATTGCCGCCTCCATCCATGCCAGGCGGCACCCGGCTCTCCACCCCAGGCGGGCCTCGGCAAAGCGCCCTTTTGGTTGAAAGGAGTTGAAACTCCGAAAATAGAATTAATCTCTGACTCTCTGCTTATTCACTCTACCTTAAGGGTGAGGTGGGTTCCCTGGTGCAGCCCCCCCAGGGCGGGCAACAGGGACCAGCTCTGAGTCCATCTCGCCTAAGCCTGCTAGGCCCTGCTGACGGCGGAGCGGCCTCGGCTGTGCGGGGCGGCTGTTCCCCTCTCCCTGACAGAGCAAAGCATTCATGGCTATGTGACCAGCCATTTCCCAACAACTGGCTTCACTGTCTTAGCAGTTTTCGCTCAATggtgattttttgttgtttattttatttagaagtaGTGTTTTCCATCTACTTGTAGCAACTGTAATATTAAGAGGGAAAGAAACTCAGAAGTtaaatgttttggaaaaaaattaaaaacagatctACCACAGGAGAAGGGGCTGGGAAGAGCGCATTATAATATCAACACACTGCATACAGTTAACTAACATGTAACCTCTTTAAGCCACTCAGAAACTTGCACTAGTTTCATTGCCTAGTTCCAGCCCCCTAACGTTTGAAAATTTTGGTAACACAATTTGTAgataaaaatctctattttttccCCACACTGATAAGTAGACACTGATCATTTCAAAGCCTGGCTTTTGAAACTACATGAATAGTTTCAAGTACTTTAAAATTCCAAAATCAAAGTCTACCTACTTTCCCTTAATGCTATTCTCCTCCCTATTTCTCAGCTGTAACATGTGAGGAAGCTCTTTCCATAGGGGGCTTAACTGACGAGTGGGGAGAGACGACTGCATCTGAACTAAACCTGAGGGCGAGTTCTGAGCTCCTTTTAAAATCAGCAGTAAGAGAAAAGCCTTATCAACGGCAATTTGGGAATGCACTGGCTATGTTAAAAACGCAGAGTCCAGAAATATAAAGACTATCTCTctgataatttaataaaaatgatatccttacatttattttcatcagcaaatatttcacttgaaaacataaaagatGAACAAAGATTTAACTAGGCACACACTCTGCTATGGTGTGCAAATAAACTCGAGGTAAGTTTGTggagagatatatatacacaaatctaaataaattaccatgaaaatatttcctgattCTAAATTTCTATATCTTAAATTAATGTCTtaaagtatttttactttttttttttctttccccaagatTATCCAAGGCAGTTTCAACAAGCATTGTCTATAATGGTAAACTTTTGGGGGGTAATCGCCAGCCGTTTCTAGAGAAGTACTTTTAGTAGGTGGTGGTCCTGCCTGTACCTGGCTGTCCTCGCAATCCCTTTGTGCACATTGTAAAATAAACCACATGAACGTGCCACCAAGGGGACAATGAAGAGAAACAGGTTCTCCGCCCAGAGTGCTGGAGGAAAAGTCAGCTCGCACCAGCGCCACCCAGCGGTTCTAGAGAAGAATGAGCACCCTTCTCCCTAAACATGGCTTTTGAAGAAGTTTTATAAAATTTCGGAATCTTTCATTATTAACACGCTCAACTTAGCTGCAGCGCGCTTTCATCAGAAGACATCTGCAAATTCAACCGCGGGAGGAAGGGGCCGCTCTCTCTGCGGCGAACTGTGGCTTTCTTAGAGTTGCCTCCAACTGGTGCTGGCGCCCGCCCGCCAACCCGACAcccggccccggcccggccccggctCCCGCTCTCCGCAGGCAAGAGGCGACTGCTTCCCAGAGCCGGTCCTTTGCAAGCCCAGAGTTTCCTAACACCCTCTCGCCGGCCCGAGCGCGAGCGCCGGGACCCAGTCTCCCCCCGGGGCAGCAGATCCGGCTCCGAGGCCGGGCCAAGGCCGGGACGGGGCCACAGCGGGAGGGCGGGCAGCGGTGGCACCGAGGAggcgcccccagcccgccagcctcCCGCCCTGCCCGGCGCCCGCCTCGCCTGGCCTCCCCAGGCACGGGCTCCGGGAACGTCCCGCCCGCTGCCCGCCTCTTACCTCCTGTGTGTCCGCGTAGTAGCTGTTCCAGTCGCTGCTCTCATGCCCTTCCATCTTCACAGTCCCTAACATCCTGGAGCCACCCTGC from Equus asinus isolate D_3611 breed Donkey chromosome 2, EquAss-T2T_v2, whole genome shotgun sequence includes these protein-coding regions:
- the FOXA1 gene encoding hepatocyte nuclear factor 3-alpha; protein product: MLGTVKMEGHESSDWNSYYADTQEAYSSVPGGNMNSGLGAMNSMNSYMTMNTMTTSGNMTPASFNMSYANPGLGAGLSPGAVAGMPGGSAGAMNSMTAAGVTAMGTTLSPGGMGGMGAQPAASMNGLGPYAAAMNPCMSPMAYAPSNLGRSRAAGGGDAKTFKRSYPHAKPPYSYISLITMAIQQAPSKMLTLSEIYQWIMDLFPYYRQNQQRWQNSIRHSLSFNDCFVKVARSPDKPGKGSYWTLHPDSGNMFENGCYLRRQKRFKCEKQPGTGTGGGGGAKGGPESRKDPSSAATAGADSPLHRGVHGKAGQLEGAPAPGPAASPQTLDHSGATATGGASELKTPASSAAPPISSGPGALVSVPPSHPAHGLAPHESQLHLKGDPHYSFNHPFSINNLMSSSEQQHKLDFKAYEQALQYSPYGAALPASLPLGSASVATRSPIEPSALEPAYYQGVYSRPVLNTS